The following coding sequences lie in one Candidatus Aminicenantes bacterium genomic window:
- a CDS encoding polyprenyl synthetase family protein, translated as MTDYLQRLTAAVNREILSGIDPQKGTLEAAMHYALAVPGKRLRPLLFLALLDARRCDAERFIGLASALEIIHTYSLIHDDLPAMDDDDLRRGLPTVHKKFNEALALLAGDTLLTFAFEKIAAAPLAAEKTVAVIGIVTRCIGKEGMALGQALDLEFRGDAQAIATIHRLKTAELIKGSLLAAAVVADMSDSEQERLARAGIAIGLGFQLADDLLDITGDEKKVGKKLNKDKGNQSPNAVLYLGLPAVKAKIAAYHDEALALIRELKIDFPPFLSLLENMLFRSQ; from the coding sequence ATGACTGATTACCTGCAGCGGCTGACCGCGGCGGTCAACCGCGAGATCCTCAGCGGCATCGACCCCCAGAAAGGAACGCTGGAAGCGGCCATGCACTACGCGCTGGCCGTGCCGGGCAAGCGCCTGCGCCCGCTCCTGTTCCTGGCCCTCCTGGACGCCCGCCGCTGCGATGCGGAACGGTTCATCGGCCTGGCCTCGGCCCTGGAAATCATCCACACCTATTCGCTGATCCATGACGACCTGCCGGCGATGGACGATGACGACCTGCGCCGCGGCCTGCCCACCGTCCACAAGAAATTCAACGAAGCGCTGGCACTGCTGGCCGGCGACACCCTGCTGACTTTCGCTTTTGAAAAAATCGCCGCCGCGCCGCTGGCGGCGGAAAAAACCGTGGCCGTCATCGGCATCGTCACCCGCTGCATCGGCAAGGAGGGGATGGCCCTGGGACAGGCGTTGGACCTGGAATTCAGGGGCGACGCGCAGGCCATCGCCACCATCCACCGGCTGAAAACGGCCGAACTGATCAAGGGTTCCCTGCTGGCCGCGGCCGTGGTAGCCGACATGAGCGATTCCGAACAGGAGCGGCTGGCCCGGGCCGGCATCGCCATCGGCCTCGGCTTCCAGCTCGCCGACGATCTGCTGGACATAACCGGTGACGAAAAGAAAGTCGGCAAAAAGCTGAACAAGGACAAGGGCAACCAGAGCCCCAACGCGGTCCTGTACCTGGGCCTGCCGGCCGTCAAGGCCAAGATCGCCGCCTACCATGACGAGGCGCTGGCCCTGATCCGGGAACTGAAGATCGATTTCCCCCCCTTCCTGTCGCTGTTGGAAAACATGCTGTTCCGGAGCCAATGA
- the dxs gene encoding 1-deoxy-D-xylulose-5-phosphate synthase: protein MMPLLEKIFSPADIKKLSLEELGQLSAEITDLLVQVVSRNGGHLSSNLGVVDLTLALHRVFDAPTDKIIWDIGHQCYTHKIITGRRNRIFSIRKKDGLLGFPDRAESEYDVLNAGHASTSLGFASGLAIARDHRQEDFHIVTVIGDGALTGGVALEALNHIGQVKQRLIIILNDNKMSISPNVGGISRHLNYLVSGRPYIRMKEVIQNVLKSIPSVGKSMVQVAKKIEVLMRTMIVPGSLFDELGIKYIGPVNGHDLREMLKEFEAAKKYDFPVLLHVVTSKGKGYVPAADDPSSYHSSAPFNIEDGKFINGAKSPSYSEIFGRTVLQLIERDPRTMALTAAMPEGTGLEAVQKRFPDNFFDVGIAEQYMFEFAGGLALGGLKPVVGVYSTFMQRAVDQIIHDISLMRIPVLVGLDRAGLVGGDGPTHQGLYDISLLHPIPDIVLMAPKDENELQHMVYTGSRLDKPVFVRYPKEPGRGVPLDKELAEIPVGKAEVLRRGNHVLILAVGPLVYRALEAAERLSRQDSIEATVVNIRFIKPLDRELLFSLAAKIVKIVIVEDGTDQGGFASIVRREFMSQQPCRQEFLALAVGEGDMPLASREELLEHFSLNAAGIYRQVRAFVMGK, encoded by the coding sequence ATGATGCCCCTGCTCGAAAAAATTTTCTCGCCGGCCGATATCAAAAAACTGAGCCTGGAAGAACTGGGCCAGCTGTCCGCCGAGATCACCGATTTGCTCGTCCAGGTGGTTTCGCGCAACGGCGGCCACCTGTCTTCCAACCTGGGAGTGGTCGACTTGACCCTGGCCCTGCACCGCGTCTTCGACGCCCCGACCGACAAGATCATCTGGGATATCGGCCATCAATGCTATACCCACAAGATCATCACCGGCCGCCGGAATAGGATATTCTCCATCCGCAAGAAAGACGGCCTGCTCGGCTTTCCCGACCGTGCCGAGAGCGAATACGACGTGCTGAATGCCGGCCACGCCTCGACGTCGCTCGGTTTCGCCTCGGGCCTGGCTATTGCCCGCGATCACCGCCAAGAAGACTTTCACATCGTCACCGTCATCGGCGACGGCGCCCTGACCGGCGGCGTGGCGTTGGAAGCCCTGAACCATATCGGCCAGGTCAAGCAGCGGCTGATCATCATTCTCAACGACAACAAGATGTCGATTTCGCCCAACGTTGGCGGCATTTCCCGCCATTTGAACTACCTGGTTTCCGGGCGGCCCTACATCCGCATGAAGGAAGTGATCCAGAATGTCCTGAAATCGATCCCCTCCGTCGGCAAATCGATGGTCCAGGTGGCCAAGAAGATCGAGGTGCTGATGCGGACGATGATCGTACCCGGTTCGCTTTTCGACGAACTGGGCATCAAGTACATTGGGCCGGTCAACGGCCATGACCTGCGCGAGATGCTCAAGGAATTCGAAGCGGCCAAGAAGTACGATTTCCCGGTCCTGCTGCACGTGGTGACCAGCAAGGGCAAGGGCTACGTGCCGGCGGCCGACGATCCCAGCTCCTACCATTCATCGGCTCCATTCAATATCGAGGACGGCAAGTTCATCAACGGCGCCAAGAGCCCTTCCTATTCGGAAATTTTCGGGCGCACGGTGCTGCAGCTGATCGAGCGCGATCCGCGCACCATGGCCTTGACCGCGGCCATGCCCGAGGGCACTGGCCTGGAAGCGGTGCAAAAGAGGTTCCCGGACAACTTTTTCGACGTCGGCATCGCCGAGCAGTACATGTTCGAGTTCGCCGGCGGCCTGGCCCTGGGCGGACTGAAGCCGGTCGTGGGCGTCTATTCGACCTTCATGCAGCGGGCCGTCGACCAGATCATTCATGACATTTCGCTGATGCGCATCCCGGTCCTGGTCGGCTTGGACCGGGCCGGGCTTGTCGGCGGCGACGGACCGACCCACCAGGGGCTCTACGACATTTCCCTGCTGCACCCCATCCCGGACATCGTGCTCATGGCGCCGAAGGACGAGAACGAACTCCAGCACATGGTTTACACCGGCAGCCGCCTGGACAAGCCCGTGTTCGTCCGTTACCCGAAGGAACCGGGGCGGGGCGTGCCGTTGGATAAGGAACTGGCTGAAATCCCCGTGGGCAAGGCGGAGGTGCTGCGCCGCGGGAACCATGTCCTGATCCTGGCCGTGGGGCCGCTGGTCTACCGCGCCCTTGAGGCGGCCGAGCGGCTCTCCCGCCAGGACAGCATCGAGGCGACCGTGGTCAATATCCGCTTTATCAAACCCCTGGACCGCGAGCTCCTGTTCTCTTTGGCTGCAAAGATCGTCAAGATAGTCATCGTCGAGGATGGGACCGACCAGGGCGGCTTCGCTTCCATCGTCCGCCGGGAATTCATGTCCCAGCAGCCCTGCCGGCAGGAGTTCCTCGCCTTGGCCGTCGGTGAAGGGGACATGCCGTTGGCTTCCCGCGAAGAGCTGCTGGAGCACTTCTCCTTGAACGCCGCCGGCATCTACCGCCAGGTGCGCGCGTTTGTCATGGGTAAGTAA
- the polA gene encoding DNA polymerase I, with the protein MGETILLIDGMYLVYSSFYSHQAMRTIHGEPTGAVFGFISRVESLIQELHPDRLAVAFDSKAKNFRRDLYPEYKAKRLQPPEELIQQLPLIKEYLEYRGIYFLEKPGLEADDIIALMARRYAAAGGEVLIFSADKDLFQLVAERISVFHPKLKQKLDRGGVKEFFGIYPEQIVDYLSLAGDASDNIPGIPGIGDKTATKLIEKYGNLAALLADLDNIDGKLKEKIKKSVHLLEFWKKLLDLDQIPDIAGDWSIEPLKESGDERLVELYRRLKFNSLLKKVSPAAQSKPPDLAGPVQLLENRGQMKSLIEKIKEAGGFAWDIETTAIEFFKAEVVGVSVALGDAGYYIPFLCPAEESGRFQLTLDEFKKEMAPVFSDARLKKTGHNLKFDMLHMLRQGLAVNGVEHDTMIMSYLLFPNRRFHQLKELSAEFLGVRQTTFEELVGKGKGQKKIETIAVEQVARYCLADASLSAQLAEKLLPLLREKKLLSLYREIEIPLLDVLLAMEWQGIQVDRDFLKKASAKLKEQIAASEKEIQHMAGYELNLNSSQQLAELLFQKMNLPLSKKTRKTKAQSTDSEVLNELKGFPIVEKIIAYRTYKKLLSTYVEGLLENCDEQDRVHTSFNQTVTATGRLSSSNPNLQNIPVGEIGAVNLRRAFIAGVDRRLLSADYSQIELRVMAHFSQDENLLKAFAEGEDIHQHTADLVFGADLFPQRAELRRRAKIINFSIIYGSGAFSLAKELGVSYGEAKEFIERYFEKYSGVKRFMDGVIDAAEKNPEVRTISGRVRPIPEILSSNRPVKENGNRMAINTIIQGSAADIIKIAMIRIHEHLKTMQSRLILQVHDELVFEYPPAEEKRLAALVRHEMEQALELKVPLKISLKTGRNWADMEALKELA; encoded by the coding sequence ATGGGCGAAACCATCCTGCTCATCGACGGCATGTACCTGGTTTACAGTTCATTCTATTCCCACCAGGCCATGCGCACCATCCATGGTGAGCCCACCGGCGCCGTTTTCGGCTTCATCAGCCGGGTCGAGAGCCTGATCCAGGAACTGCATCCCGACCGGCTGGCGGTGGCTTTTGATTCCAAGGCGAAGAATTTCCGCCGCGACCTCTACCCAGAATACAAGGCCAAGCGCCTGCAGCCGCCCGAGGAGCTCATCCAGCAATTGCCGCTGATCAAGGAATACCTGGAATACCGGGGGATCTATTTCCTGGAAAAACCGGGCCTGGAGGCCGATGACATCATCGCTTTGATGGCCAGGCGCTACGCCGCCGCCGGCGGCGAGGTGTTGATATTTTCCGCCGATAAGGACCTGTTCCAGCTGGTGGCCGAGCGGATATCGGTTTTCCATCCCAAGCTGAAGCAGAAACTGGACCGGGGCGGGGTCAAGGAGTTCTTTGGGATTTACCCGGAGCAGATCGTCGATTACCTGAGCCTGGCCGGCGACGCCTCGGACAACATCCCCGGCATACCCGGCATCGGCGACAAGACTGCGACCAAGCTGATCGAGAAATACGGCAACCTGGCGGCCTTGCTCGCCGACCTGGATAATATTGACGGCAAACTGAAGGAGAAGATCAAGAAAAGCGTCCACCTCCTTGAATTTTGGAAGAAACTGCTCGATTTGGACCAGATCCCGGACATCGCCGGCGACTGGAGCATCGAGCCCCTGAAAGAAAGCGGCGACGAACGCCTGGTCGAATTGTACCGCAGGCTCAAGTTCAACAGCCTGCTGAAAAAAGTTTCCCCGGCTGCCCAGTCCAAGCCTCCCGATCTGGCCGGCCCCGTCCAGCTGCTGGAAAACCGCGGCCAGATGAAGTCGCTCATTGAAAAGATCAAGGAAGCCGGCGGCTTCGCCTGGGACATCGAGACCACGGCCATCGAGTTTTTCAAGGCCGAGGTGGTCGGTGTTTCGGTCGCCCTGGGCGATGCGGGCTATTATATCCCTTTCCTTTGTCCGGCCGAGGAATCGGGCCGCTTCCAACTGACGCTGGACGAATTCAAGAAGGAAATGGCCCCGGTTTTCAGCGATGCGCGGCTGAAGAAAACCGGCCACAACCTGAAATTCGACATGCTGCACATGCTCCGCCAGGGGTTGGCCGTCAACGGTGTCGAGCACGACACCATGATTATGTCCTACCTGCTTTTCCCCAACCGCCGCTTCCACCAGCTGAAGGAACTGAGCGCCGAATTCCTCGGCGTCCGGCAGACCACCTTCGAGGAGCTGGTCGGCAAGGGCAAGGGCCAGAAAAAAATCGAAACCATCGCGGTGGAACAGGTGGCCCGCTATTGCCTGGCCGACGCGAGCCTTTCCGCGCAATTGGCGGAAAAACTCCTGCCGCTGTTGCGTGAAAAAAAATTGTTGAGCCTGTACCGGGAGATTGAAATCCCCCTGCTGGACGTGCTGCTGGCCATGGAGTGGCAGGGGATCCAGGTCGACCGCGATTTTTTAAAGAAGGCTTCCGCCAAGCTCAAGGAGCAAATCGCCGCCAGCGAGAAGGAGATCCAGCACATGGCCGGCTACGAGCTCAACCTGAACTCCTCCCAGCAGCTGGCCGAGCTGCTCTTTCAGAAGATGAACCTGCCGCTGAGCAAGAAAACCCGCAAGACCAAGGCCCAATCGACCGACAGCGAGGTGTTGAACGAACTGAAGGGCTTTCCGATCGTTGAAAAAATCATCGCCTACCGGACCTACAAAAAACTCCTTTCCACCTATGTCGAGGGGTTGCTGGAAAACTGCGACGAACAGGACCGCGTCCATACCTCGTTCAACCAGACGGTCACGGCCACCGGCCGTCTCTCGTCGTCCAATCCCAACCTGCAGAACATCCCGGTCGGGGAGATCGGCGCCGTCAACCTGCGCCGGGCCTTCATCGCCGGCGTGGACCGCCGGTTGCTGTCGGCCGACTATTCCCAGATCGAGCTGCGGGTCATGGCCCATTTTTCGCAGGATGAAAATTTGCTGAAAGCCTTTGCCGAGGGCGAGGACATCCATCAGCACACCGCCGACCTGGTTTTCGGCGCTGATCTTTTTCCCCAACGCGCTGAATTGCGCCGGCGCGCCAAGATCATCAATTTCTCGATCATTTACGGCAGCGGCGCTTTCTCCCTGGCCAAGGAGCTGGGAGTGAGCTACGGTGAAGCCAAGGAGTTCATCGAGCGCTACTTCGAAAAATACAGCGGCGTCAAGCGCTTCATGGACGGAGTGATCGATGCCGCCGAAAAAAATCCCGAGGTGCGCACCATCTCCGGCCGCGTTCGGCCGATCCCCGAGATCCTGAGCTCCAACCGCCCGGTCAAGGAAAACGGCAACCGCATGGCCATCAACACCATCATCCAGGGCAGCGCCGCCGACATCATCAAGATCGCCATGATCCGCATCCACGAGCACCTGAAAACCATGCAGAGCCGGCTGATCCTTCAGGTCCACGACGAACTGGTGTTCGAGTACCCGCCGGCGGAGGAGAAGCGGCTGGCCGCCCTGGTGCGCCACGAGATGGAGCAGGCGCTTGAGCTGAAGGTGCCGCTGAAGATATCCCTGAAGACGGGCCGCAACTGGGCCGATATGGAAGCCTTGAAAGAACTGGCATGA
- a CDS encoding DegV family EDD domain-containing protein, translating to MKEIDAAKFKEIVRCGMEHLFQDRELLNRINVFPVADGDTGDNLVFTLKPVYDQIDAIDEARLDNLAARMAAEMLMSAKGNSGVIFSQFFFSFAKALKGKAAIGPADFSLAMEKAVHETYESIAVPREGTILTVLRHSAEEFKRLALSGERYQVIFEKAVIACREILEKTRHMLPQLKKAKVVDAGGLGFYLFFKGMGAAVQDKKNETGKDVAGFDQVPETLDESKLAFCAEWVLRPRRPDKEFFKKLLEKHGDSLLIAGDAGMLHLHIHTDDPAAVESALAGHGEIVSRKVDSLRQAEESNPETAVALLMDSAVDIPERTEKAMGIGVVPLQIMMNDRYFRDRVEIGKEELYRRMRAEKDLVVKTSQPAPLDFSNAFTAALALQHHVLFFSLSSRLSGSYQNALAALRLLPAADQARIRVIDTLNVSAGSGLLLLRALRLLQQGRDVEQTAAQIERIRGEVVSLGYVESLEYAVRGGRLPPAAGAVTRWLGIQPLVAFENGRLVKKGMLFSAANKEKKVVRRFLKRLDLDRAYALGIVYTDNPEAALILEDELAKSPLKITTVYQVVGAAVLGAHAGPGTFCLFALPEG from the coding sequence ATGAAGGAAATCGATGCCGCCAAATTTAAGGAAATCGTCCGCTGCGGCATGGAGCACCTGTTCCAGGACCGGGAGCTGCTCAACCGCATTAATGTCTTTCCGGTCGCCGACGGCGATACGGGCGACAACTTGGTTTTTACCCTGAAGCCGGTCTACGACCAGATCGATGCCATCGACGAAGCGCGCTTGGACAACCTGGCCGCCCGCATGGCGGCGGAAATGCTGATGTCGGCCAAAGGGAACTCGGGGGTGATCTTTTCGCAGTTTTTTTTCAGCTTCGCCAAGGCGCTGAAAGGCAAGGCCGCCATCGGACCGGCCGATTTCAGCCTGGCCATGGAAAAGGCCGTGCACGAGACCTATGAGTCGATCGCCGTTCCCCGCGAGGGGACGATCCTGACCGTGCTCCGCCACAGCGCCGAGGAGTTCAAACGCCTGGCCTTGAGCGGCGAAAGGTACCAGGTGATATTCGAGAAAGCGGTCATCGCCTGCAGGGAAATCCTGGAAAAGACCCGCCACATGCTGCCGCAGCTGAAGAAAGCCAAGGTGGTTGATGCGGGCGGGCTGGGTTTTTACCTCTTTTTCAAGGGCATGGGCGCCGCCGTTCAGGACAAAAAAAACGAAACGGGAAAGGATGTGGCGGGTTTTGACCAGGTTCCCGAAACCCTGGACGAATCCAAGTTGGCTTTTTGCGCCGAATGGGTGCTCCGCCCGCGCCGGCCCGACAAGGAATTTTTCAAAAAGCTCCTGGAAAAGCACGGCGACTCGCTGCTCATCGCCGGCGATGCCGGTATGCTGCACCTCCATATCCACACCGACGATCCAGCGGCAGTTGAAAGCGCACTGGCCGGGCACGGTGAGATCGTGTCGCGCAAGGTCGACTCGCTGCGACAGGCGGAGGAATCCAACCCGGAAACGGCCGTCGCCCTGCTCATGGATTCGGCCGTCGACATCCCGGAGCGAACCGAAAAAGCCATGGGTATTGGCGTCGTGCCGCTGCAGATCATGATGAACGACCGCTATTTCCGCGACCGGGTCGAGATTGGCAAAGAAGAGTTGTACCGCCGCATGCGCGCGGAAAAGGACCTGGTGGTCAAGACCTCGCAGCCGGCGCCGCTCGATTTCAGCAATGCGTTCACTGCGGCCCTGGCGCTGCAGCACCACGTCCTTTTTTTCAGCCTCTCTTCGCGCTTGAGCGGCTCTTATCAGAACGCGCTGGCGGCGCTGCGCCTTCTGCCTGCCGCCGACCAGGCCAGGATACGCGTCATCGACACGCTGAATGTTTCGGCCGGCAGCGGCCTGCTATTGCTCCGCGCCCTGCGGCTTCTGCAGCAGGGGCGCGACGTCGAGCAGACCGCGGCACAGATCGAGCGCATCCGCGGCGAGGTGGTTTCGCTGGGATATGTCGAATCGCTGGAATACGCCGTGCGCGGCGGCCGTTTGCCGCCGGCTGCCGGCGCCGTCACCCGATGGCTGGGGATCCAGCCGCTGGTGGCTTTCGAAAATGGCAGGCTGGTGAAAAAGGGGATGCTGTTCAGCGCCGCCAACAAGGAAAAAAAAGTCGTGCGCCGCTTCCTCAAACGGCTGGACCTGGACCGGGCCTACGCGCTGGGCATCGTCTACACCGATAACCCCGAGGCGGCGCTGATACTCGAGGATGAACTGGCCAAATCGCCACTGAAGATCACCACCGTGTACCAGGTTGTCGGCGCCGCGGTCCTCGGCGCCCATGCCGGCCCCGGCACGTTCTGCCTTTTCGCCCTTCCAGAAGGGTGA